From Aspergillus luchuensis IFO 4308 DNA, chromosome 2, nearly complete sequence:
GAAATTGGTCAAATAGAGATCTCTATTATCTTTGAATTGAAGCGTAGAGAGCTTGTGCCTGATAGTTTTGCTGTTGGAAaaacccagccagcccacctccttttctatctatccatATCTCACATACTTTACTATCTATACTAGGGTTTCCTACCGCGTCCTAATCTAGTTCAATGCGGGGTAAGAGTAGTCATTCCCCACAGCAATCAGTCAGTTTATAGTTTCGGTTCTCATCCCGGACTGTAATGATCCTAGTTGGTTCCCCGCGTTTCGGGACTAATCCCGTGTATCTGGGATGGCAGGTGTCTGATTGGGGCAGAAGGATCGGTAGATTGGCCTAAATATTCTAGGTTTGGGCCCCGGTTCCGCAAAATTGGCTCTCGCCCAATACAAGTTAATCATATCCCCAGAAGATCCGAGGAATAAGATGGGATCTATCCCGAGTGCTTAGACCCCACAACGGCACGCATATCTCGTGTGTTGTTCACCGCAATTGCATTCTAATCAACATTACTTTTACGAATGGAGTACAGCTATAGCGGAATCATGGTGCGTCAAGTCCAGCTACACCTTAAGAAGAGCTATGAGCATAGAGGGATGTCTCAAAAAGTTGGTATATCTGGTCATTTTTGATTTAAATTTCAATATCATTCCCCATCACACGAGGAGCAAAAAACCTCACAAAGTTAGGGTACTCTTCATTACCCAAGATCCATATTGCTACGACTTGTTGAAAAGGTTGTTCGCATTTCCAAAGTAGATCTTATCGCGTAGCTCTGGGTCAAGCGGGAAGCCATCTAGAATTTGCTTGAATCCAAGTGATTTGTCGGGGGACGCATAAGGAAAATCAGAGCCTATGGAATATATTAGCTAGTGACAAATAACAGCGAACATGGGAAAAAAGCCTTACCATAAGTAATATGATCATGCGGAATAACTTCGAGAACCAGGTTGAGAACGGCCTCGGAACTGGAGAGGGCCAAGTCAAAGTAGAATGACCGAAAGTCTTCCATGATCTCCTCGGAGGATTTCCCATAAATGCGGGCGGTTGCAGCGGCTTCCTTCGACACGGTGCAAATGCGCGTAATCAAGAAGGGCAGCGTTCCTCCGGCGTGGGAGAGAATCACTTTGCAGTCTGGATAACTTCtcttggtgttggtgataATCATGCCGACAGCAGTTCTCGTGGTCTCATGGGGATAATCAATGGCTGGCTGCGGCAGGAGAGGGTTGACTCGAGTCGTATCAGCGGGATGAGTAGGGTGAATGAAGACCACGGCCTTTCTGGAATTCAAGCCCTCCCAGATAGGCTTGAATTCAGGGCTACCAAGGTATTGGTTCCCTGAACCGTATCTCGTGAATAAAGTCACACCTTCAGCCTTCAACACATCTAGGGCGTATTTGATTTCCGCCAGTGCGCCTTCAGTATCGAGAAGGCAAGGCAACGATGCGAAAAAGCCCCATCGCtgtgcatcttcatcacgcTTGGCTGCAGCGTACTCGTTCGCCTTGCGGGCCAgtgctcttctcttctcggTCGTTGGGGCGATGACTGCCCCAGGCGCAGTCAGCGACAAGATAGCCTTGGTCACACCGATCTTATCCATGAACGCAATGTCGCCTTCGGCTGACCAAGAAGGTGTCGGCCAGCCAGAAGGGTCACCTCCAGCATCCTTGACAGCTGTGAAAATCTGTTCAGAATCGTATTCTTATTAGAAGGGGGTTATTGTGATATACCTTGAGCATAAAATTCGGGGACGAAGTGGTGATGGGTATCGATGAGACTCATTGTGAGTTGCAATTCTGTTCGCTGCTTGGTATTTTTCTATCATAGAGAGAAACGCAGACAGGCAGAATATATACCATCGACAGTGCAATAGTACCTGGTGTGAAGTGATCCCCACAATGATTATGCCGGGTTTCCGGTTGCCGACCTACCCGGAGTCAATTGTGGAGAAGTAAACACGGCTGGCCGATTTACTGCTGTTGTCATTTACAGTTTCGATGACACGTTCAAAGATCTGGCCCGTTAACAGATGCGTAACGCATTGACCACCAGGCATAATGGTAAGTAGGTTCGGGATATATCCCGGTGCTCGGGCCTCCTTCACTTCGTTTGGGTCAGTCCTTGTTTCCGCTACTGTATTACGTGTGTGCAGATCTTGACAGCACAATTTGACCTACAGCTCTGACCGGGCAGGTCCAAAAGTATACGAAATTCCTAAAACTCGCTGAATTCCATTGGACATTCCTTTCTAAGACTGCAAGAACTATTCATAGAGAGTAAATACTCTAATACATAGCTCGAACTCcgctaaatattatattcttacaGAATATAGCCGAGCTTTAACAAGTAGTACTGCGATTTTTCATCATCCAACATATCTGACAATTCCCATCACTATCCAACCTGTCGTTCTCACCACACCCCCCGACAGACAGATTGCTCTATCACGCCGGTCAGACCGTCTCACAGAGCGCCAGCACTAGAGCCTACTACTTGCATCACTCCCCTGAGACCCTCTCATCCGGCGATAAACAGAATACACATCTTGCACATTATCCTTCCCCCAACTAACCAGGAGCTTATTTCTCTGGACGAAGTCCATAGTATccagcatcttctcctccctccgctcACATTCCGTATCCGAGAGCTCGCCATCAGCACACCGCAGATATACCCTCAACATATCGAAATGTTTATCCTTGGGGAGATGGAAGGTATTGTAATTCTTGTTGATTTTCCGGTGGATGGTAATGTCCCATGGATCTCTCCTAAGCACCAACCCAATTAGTGTACTTCACAGTCGGAGGAAAGGGTCAACTCACGTATCCAGCGACATACCCTCGGCGACCACCGCATCCCAAACCATCGCCACAGGCAACGCCAAATCCATCACAACCTGCCGAACAGGAACATCCGGCGCATACGAAAAGATAAAACTCTCGTCATCGACCAACAGAAACGCCTGCGGACTCTCCAGCACAGTCATTCCACAATCGCCCAGTATCTCCTTATCGAGCTTCGTATATGCCGAATCCTGCAGCACGATCTCAATCTCTGTCGGTGTCCATGCCATTTCCTGTAGGATTCGTCGCAGCATGAGCAGGAAGGCATGCTGGTAGGCACTTCGCTCCCTGGTGAACTTGTCAAGCCTGAGGTTGGTTATGCTGTTGCATCCGAAGGCGATGATCTTGCTGACGGGGCGTTTGATGGTGGGTAGCTTGCGCAGAGTCGCGAGCATGTTCTTGTAGAGAGCGCTGTCTGTCCAGGTGTGGAAGACGGTGTTGAAGCTTTCGTGCGCGGATGCTATTTCTTTCTTGGTGGGGTCGTAGTCGTCGTagtcgtcttcttcgtcgtcctcgtcttctccgTCTAGACGGCGGAATTTGTGGCCTAGGGCGAGGTTCGAGTATAGGTGGGAGGGGTGGCGTTTTTCAGGACTGGGGGTGATGTAGTCTGTTGGGGCGGGGAAGAGTTCGAGGAAATGTTTCACACTGAATTTAGGGCCGATTAGTATTTGCTAttagtagatgatgatgaagaagaagtagaggAAGCAATACGTACCCAACCATAGCTACACCCTGTTTATTGCGCTCAATTCTCTCCGTCATCACTTCAAACCCTACATCCGCGCCATCCAATGCAGAAATGTACACGATATCCCCCGGCTTACACCTCTCCACTCTAGCCTGTGCCTCCTGGATGGCTTCCTTGGTCCACCGGGGTGTCCCCTCTGGATATAGTTCCTTGTACCGTTGCGCCCTAAGGTGTGGATGCAAATCGGTCTCCGGCCCGCTAGGTCGTAGAGACGGCTGTAAGCCGATTTCAGAGGCGGCAAGGCTTTGGGTGGTATTCGTCGGCGGTGCCATGTCCATGGGGTCGCTTGAGGTTGTGGACGACGCGCTATCCTCGGACTCGTCGATGTCCATGGGATCTGGGGTGTACATAGTACTAGGAGTAGTCATATTGATTATATGGACTGTTCACGGGAGTGGAAGATCGAAGCTAGATTCGGCGAAGATGGGTGAATGAGAAGCTTGTTGATTCAATTGCTGGTATAGGCTTGATAGCTAGCGACAATGACGATTCAAGAAGGAGTTGCATGTTGGAGTAATTTATACTTGTTTTTGAGAgatgtggagaggaagacAGTAAAGGTAGGTTTCCAGGACAATTGACCATATTGCGGCTCTTCCCTGTACATTCACTGTCAGTTGGACTGCAGGTTGGGGGTCCTAAAGGTTATTGTTGAAACTAGGTTTCTAGGGGGATTTGggatgagaaagagagcaAGTATGCTTTATATAGATGGTAAGTGCCGCATAATGATAGTGCAGCAGCTTAGACATTGAAAGTGAATAATTGTAAGAAGTATCATTGTTTGATGTTTAATGGAATAGTCATGATTTGTGCTAGCTTCTGTTTCACAATATAGAATGGCAGATAGTGACATGGGTGGCTTGCATTGCAGTATTAACTGTAGGCTACCGTGAATATTTCGCCTAGCTGGTATGCCGAGGTCTGTATGATCTGACAGTTAATGGGATGGATCACGGAAATTTATTCCGTTGTTCGAAAGTACCCAGAGGAAATATGTTCCGGGATAAACCAGAATAATGTTACACAAATTCAGCCCATCCAAGATGGATAATAATCAAACGACACATTCATACAAGGCTACTTCTGTCCAACACTCACAATCTGAccagatttatattaagtcACTTGAAACGAATGATATTCTCATTTTTTCCCACCATAGCTATTTGATGTAAATAGCTCATtgaatattaaaaatcaTAGCACCATGGTTCAAAGCTCGCAGATAAGATATTGCTATACCTCTGGCCTATGCCCTACTCATTCGCCTCTGTACCAGGACTCTGAGAATTCTCTGACCCTTGTGCATTTTGATCTGCAATCACTTTACCAAGCCGCCTAAGGTCATCAGTTACATCGTCAGGCTGAATGCACAACTCTAAAAAGGCGAGTTTATCCgactcttcatccaccctGTCCAGTGCTTGCTTCAAATCTCCTAGTGTCTTGATTTTCATGGCGAACATGGGCGGACTTTCCTCTagctcctcatcttctttgctGGCATAAGGGTTATGCGACGGAGCGTGAGGTTTTGAAGAAAAGGAATTGGCTAATTGGACATAGTCCCAGTTTGCCAAGTAGTTATACGGCCCATCATGCATAGCAGTCTACTTCATTGTCAGCGATGTCCACGACTTGTTCTCATTGACTTGCCTCGATCTTATACCCCAGGTTATTGAAAATGAATATGACCGCGTTCGCTCTATGACGAATCATGCTGCTGACTTCTTGCGCTGTCATCTGAAATCCCCCAtcaccgatgaggatgatggatcgACCTTGGGTCCGAGCAAGTTGGGAACCAAATCCAGCAGGCAATGCCCAACCGAGAGAGCAATATGGGAATTGTAGCTGGCAGTTGGCTtcaggggggaggagaataTGATTAGCGATGAGCCATGACTCTCCTGCGTCGCAGAGCAACGTGTCATGCTCCTTTATAAGTCCCTGGATACTGCTGATTGCGCTTTTCAAGGTTAAGGGTGTCTCTGTGGTCTCCGTTTTGCCGGGAGGCAAGCAACCAGGCATTGGCTTAGGTCGCGGAATGGAATCGGTCTTCGGTTTCATTCCAGACATGATGAGCTGCGCTACCAGTGCGCCGATCTTCACAGGCTTGATGTGCTTTCCCTCGGGTAGCTCGACCCAATCCTTGTCCACACTAATTATGCGATAACCTTCTTGCTTATTGCTACTCATCAAAACATGAAAATCGGACCAGTTGCCACCGATGACTAACCAAAGGTCTGAGCTCATGACGATTTGCTCACCTTCTGGATTTATCATTCCAGCCCAAAACTGACCGCAGTACTGCGGATGGGATTCTTTAAAGCAACGGCCATCGGGCTGACAAAGAACCGCGCAACCAAGCTTGTCTGCTAGACGCTCAATATGACGACGGGGCAGAGATAGACCTGCTAGACTTCCAAGCAAGAGCACTGGCCTTTGAGACGAGTTCCATATACTTGTAATTTCTTCTACAGCCTCTTTTAATATGTGTGGCTGGCTCTTCAAGTTCACCTTCCGGCTCAGTGGCGAAGGTCGCGTGCATGCG
This genomic window contains:
- a CDS encoding amidohydrolase family protein (COG:S;~EggNog:ENOG410PP0G;~InterPro:IPR006680,IPR032466,IPR032465;~PFAM:PF04909;~go_function: GO:0016787 - hydrolase activity [Evidence IEA];~go_function: GO:0016831 - carboxy-lyase activity [Evidence IEA]) — encoded protein: MSLIDTHHHFVPEFYAQAVKDAGGDPSGWPTPSWSAEGDIAFMDKIGVTKAILSLTAPGAVIAPTTEKRRALARKANEYAAAKRDEDAQRWGFFASLPCLLDTEGALAEIKYALDVLKAEGVTLFTRYGSGNQYLGSPEFKPIWEGLNSRKAVVFIHPTHPADTTRVNPLLPQPAIDYPHETTRTAVGMIITNTKRSYPDCKVILSHAGGTLPFLITRICTVSKEAAATARIYGKSSEEIMEDFRSFYFDLALSSSEAVLNLVLEVIPHDHITYGSDFPYASPDKSLGFKQILDGFPLDPELRDKIYFGNANNLFNKS
- a CDS encoding SRR1 family protein (COG:S;~EggNog:ENOG410PS4G;~InterPro:IPR012942;~PFAM:PF07985), producing MDIDESEDSASSTTSSDPMDMAPPTNTTQSLAASEIGLQPSLRPSGPETDLHPHLRAQRYKELYPEGTPRWTKEAIQEAQARVERCKPGDIVYISALDGADVGFEVMTERIERNKQGVAMVGVKHFLELFPAPTDYITPSPEKRHPSHLYSNLALGHKFRRLDGEDEDDEEDDYDDYDPTKKEIASAHESFNTVFHTWTDSALYKNMLATLRKLPTIKRPVSKIIAFGCNSITNLRLDKFTRERSAYQHAFLLMLRRILQEMAWTPTEIEIVLQDSAYTKLDKEILGDCGMTVLESPQAFLLVDDESFIFSYAPDVPVRQVVMDLALPVAMVWDAVVAEGMSLDTRDPWDITIHRKINKNYNTFHLPKDKHFDMLRVYLRCADGELSDTECERREEKMLDTMDFVQRNKLLVSWGKDNVQDVYSVYRRMRGSQGSDASSRL